One Pseudomonas sp. MH9.2 DNA segment encodes these proteins:
- a CDS encoding transporter substrate-binding domain-containing protein, whose product MKKALLTLSALALCIAAGSALAKEYKELRFGVDPSYAPFESKAADGSLVGFDIDLGNAICAELKVKCKWVESDFDGMIPGLKANKFDGVISSMTVTDARMKVIDFSEELFSGPTALVFKKGAGVTADPATLKGKKVGYEQGTIQEAYAKAVLDKAGVTTQAYANQDQVYADLTSGRLDAAVQDMLQAELGFLKSPAGAGFEVSKPINDPLLPAKTAIGISKGNKDLKTLLDKGIKALHDDGKYAEIQKKHFGDMNLYSGK is encoded by the coding sequence AAAGCATTGCTGACCCTTTCTGCACTGGCTTTATGCATCGCCGCCGGTTCTGCGCTGGCCAAGGAGTACAAGGAATTGCGCTTCGGCGTCGATCCGTCTTATGCGCCTTTCGAGTCCAAAGCCGCTGATGGCAGCCTGGTGGGCTTTGATATCGATCTGGGCAATGCGATCTGCGCCGAACTGAAGGTCAAGTGCAAATGGGTCGAAAGCGATTTCGACGGCATGATTCCGGGCCTGAAAGCCAACAAATTCGACGGCGTTATCTCGTCGATGACCGTAACAGATGCGCGGATGAAGGTTATCGACTTCTCCGAGGAACTGTTCTCTGGCCCGACTGCACTGGTGTTCAAGAAAGGCGCGGGCGTAACGGCCGACCCTGCAACCCTCAAAGGCAAGAAGGTTGGCTATGAGCAAGGCACCATTCAGGAAGCCTACGCCAAGGCTGTATTGGACAAGGCGGGTGTAACAACCCAGGCCTATGCGAACCAGGACCAGGTTTATGCTGACCTGACGTCTGGCCGTCTCGATGCTGCCGTGCAAGACATGCTGCAGGCGGAACTGGGCTTTTTGAAATCGCCAGCCGGTGCTGGTTTCGAAGTCAGCAAACCCATCAACGATCCACTGCTGCCAGCAAAAACCGCAATCGGCATCTCGAAAGGTAACAAAGACCTCAAGACACTGCTGGATAAAGGTATCAAGGCATTACACGATGATGGCAAATATGCCGAGATCCAGAAAAAACACTTTGGCGACATGAATCTCTACAGCGGCAAATAA
- a CDS encoding ABC transporter permease, which produces MFENLLHILGLSAFSLKGFGPLLLEGTWMTIKLSILSLLLSVLLGLIGASAKLSSSSLLRIPAQLYTTLIRGVPDLVLMLLIFYSLQTWLSNLTVALDWDYIEIDSFSAGIITLGFIYGAYFTETFRGAILAVPRGQMEAATAYGLSRSQRFRFVVFPQMMRFALPGIGNNWMVILKATALVSIIGLADLVKAAQDAGKSTYQLFYFLVLAALIYLLITSASNYVLRRLEYRYAAGSREAVR; this is translated from the coding sequence ATGTTCGAAAACCTATTACATATTCTGGGACTTTCAGCTTTCAGCCTTAAAGGCTTTGGCCCGCTGTTACTGGAAGGCACCTGGATGACCATCAAACTATCGATACTGTCGCTACTGTTGAGCGTTCTACTCGGTCTGATCGGCGCCAGTGCCAAGCTGTCCAGTTCGTCCCTGCTGCGCATTCCAGCGCAGCTCTACACCACGCTGATTCGTGGGGTGCCGGATCTGGTCCTGATGCTGCTGATTTTCTACAGCCTGCAAACCTGGCTGAGCAACCTCACCGTGGCGCTGGACTGGGACTATATCGAGATTGATTCATTCAGCGCCGGGATCATTACCCTGGGGTTCATCTACGGCGCTTATTTCACCGAGACCTTTCGCGGCGCGATCCTCGCCGTGCCTCGTGGGCAGATGGAAGCTGCAACGGCCTATGGCTTGAGCCGCAGCCAGCGCTTCCGCTTCGTGGTGTTCCCGCAAATGATGCGCTTCGCCCTGCCCGGCATCGGCAATAACTGGATGGTGATTCTCAAAGCCACCGCACTGGTCTCGATCATCGGCTTGGCCGATCTGGTCAAGGCTGCCCAGGATGCCGGCAAAAGCACCTATCAACTGTTCTACTTTCTGGTACTCGCCGCCTTGATCTATCTGCTGATTACCAGCGCTTCGAACTATGTCCTGCGCAGGCTGGAATACCGTTATGCCGCAGGCTCCAGGGAGGCGGTACGATGA
- a CDS encoding ABC transporter permease encodes MIDLLQEYWKPFLYNDGYHITGLAMTLWLLSASIFIGFLVSIPLSIARVSTHVWVRWPVQFYTYLFRGTPLYIQLLICYTGIYSIAAVRAQPVLDAFFRDAMNCTILAFALNTCAYTTEIFAGAIRSMAHGEVEAAKAYGLTGWKLYAYVIMPSALRRSLPYYSNEVILMLHSTTVAFTATIPDILKIARDANSATFLTFQSFGIAALIYLSVTFALVGLFRLAEHRWLAFLGPAH; translated from the coding sequence ATGATCGATCTTCTACAGGAATACTGGAAACCGTTCCTTTACAACGACGGTTATCACATCACCGGGCTGGCCATGACTTTGTGGCTACTCAGCGCCTCGATCTTCATCGGCTTTCTGGTGTCGATCCCGCTGTCGATTGCCCGGGTTTCAACCCATGTATGGGTACGCTGGCCGGTCCAGTTCTATACCTATCTATTTCGCGGTACGCCGCTGTATATCCAACTGCTGATTTGCTATACGGGGATCTATAGCATCGCCGCAGTTCGCGCTCAACCGGTGCTCGATGCGTTCTTTCGCGATGCGATGAACTGCACCATTCTCGCCTTTGCCCTGAACACCTGCGCCTACACAACGGAAATTTTCGCCGGGGCAATCCGCAGCATGGCCCACGGTGAAGTCGAAGCGGCAAAGGCCTATGGTCTGACCGGCTGGAAGCTGTATGCCTATGTGATCATGCCGTCGGCACTGCGCCGCTCGTTGCCGTACTACAGCAATGAAGTGATTCTGATGCTGCATTCGACCACCGTGGCCTTTACCGCGACCATCCCGGATATTTTGAAAATTGCACGAGACGCCAATTCGGCGACCTTTTTGACCTTCCAATCGTTCGGAATTGCCGCGCTCATCTACTTGAGCGTCACCTTTGCACTGGTCGGTTTGTTCCGCTTGGCAGAACACCGATGGCTGGCGTTTCTTGGCCCGGCTCACTAG
- a CDS encoding ABC transporter ATP-binding protein, with the protein MYKLTIDGLHKSYGSHEVLKGVSLKAKTGDVISLIGASGSGKSTFLRCINFLETPNSGSMSLDDQQIRMISDRHGMRVADDAELQRIRTRLAMVFQHFNLWSHMTVLENITMAPRRVLGVSKKDAEDRARRYLDKVGLPSRVADQYPAFLSGGQQQRVAIARALSMEPEVMLFDEPTSALDPELVGEVLKVIQGLAEEGRTMIMVTHEMSFARKVSNQVLFLHQGLVEEQGAPEDVLGNPQSERLRQFLSGNLK; encoded by the coding sequence ATGTACAAACTGACCATTGACGGCCTGCATAAAAGTTACGGCAGCCACGAAGTACTCAAAGGCGTGTCGCTGAAAGCCAAAACCGGCGATGTGATCAGCCTGATCGGCGCGAGCGGTTCGGGTAAGAGCACGTTTCTACGGTGCATCAACTTTCTCGAAACACCCAACAGCGGCAGCATGAGCCTGGACGACCAGCAGATTCGCATGATCAGTGATCGACACGGCATGCGCGTAGCCGACGACGCAGAACTGCAACGAATCCGCACCCGCCTGGCGATGGTGTTCCAGCACTTTAATCTGTGGAGCCACATGACTGTGCTGGAGAACATCACCATGGCCCCGCGCCGAGTGCTGGGGGTCAGCAAGAAGGATGCAGAGGATCGGGCTCGACGCTATCTCGACAAAGTCGGTCTGCCATCCCGTGTCGCCGATCAATATCCCGCGTTTCTCTCTGGAGGTCAGCAACAGCGCGTCGCCATCGCCCGGGCCTTGTCCATGGAACCGGAGGTCATGCTGTTCGACGAACCGACCTCGGCACTCGACCCGGAATTGGTTGGCGAAGTACTGAAGGTCATTCAGGGGCTGGCCGAAGAAGGCCGTACCATGATCATGGTCACCCACGAAATGAGCTTCGCTCGTAAAGTGTCAAATCAGGTGCTGTTTCTGCATCAAGGGCTGGTCGAAGAACAGGGAGCACCCGAGGACGTACTGGGCAATCCCCAAAGCGAGCGGCTGCGGCAGTTTCTCAGCGGCAATCTGAAGTAA
- a CDS encoding DUF6388 family protein, which produces MNALEWNEVALAKFLADNSFLQAEIENLSPEEQKQQTHWAFEDEAESQGIEPWELALQLVAESPEQLKTMRLEAHKQVAETLGMNWAEYCELNDIEE; this is translated from the coding sequence ATGAACGCATTAGAGTGGAACGAAGTCGCGCTGGCGAAATTTCTCGCTGACAATTCTTTCTTGCAGGCAGAGATCGAAAACCTGAGCCCCGAGGAGCAAAAGCAGCAGACCCACTGGGCCTTCGAGGATGAGGCGGAGTCTCAAGGTATCGAGCCCTGGGAGTTGGCGTTGCAACTGGTTGCCGAGTCGCCCGAACAACTTAAGACGATGCGTCTTGAAGCCCATAAACAAGTCGCCGAGACACTCGGTATGAACTGGGCAGAGTACTGCGAGCTGAACGATATCGAGGAGTGA
- a CDS encoding crotonase/enoyl-CoA hydratase family protein translates to MSDLISYHLEDGIATLTLSNGKVNAISPEVIVAFNSALDQAEQDRAVVIITGQPGILSGGYDLKVMTSGPENAISLVTAGSSLARRLLAHPFPVVVACPGHAVAKGAFLLLSVDYRIGVDGPFSIGLNEVQIGMTMHHAGIELARDRLSKSAFHRSVINAEMFNPKGALDAGFLDKVVSAEELQSAARTAALQLKKLNMVAHKNTKLKVRKALLEALDQSIVLDQQHSVI, encoded by the coding sequence ATGAGTGATCTGATCTCGTATCACCTGGAAGACGGTATTGCCACGCTGACCTTGAGCAATGGCAAGGTCAATGCTATTTCCCCGGAGGTGATCGTAGCGTTCAACTCGGCGCTGGATCAGGCCGAACAGGATCGCGCGGTGGTGATCATTACCGGGCAACCGGGGATTCTTTCGGGTGGTTATGACCTCAAGGTGATGACGTCCGGTCCTGAGAATGCAATCAGCCTGGTCACGGCCGGTTCGAGCCTGGCACGGCGGCTTTTAGCGCACCCTTTCCCGGTGGTGGTTGCCTGCCCTGGGCACGCAGTGGCCAAAGGCGCATTTTTGCTCTTGTCGGTAGATTACCGGATTGGCGTGGACGGTCCGTTCAGCATCGGCTTGAACGAAGTACAGATTGGCATGACCATGCACCATGCCGGGATCGAATTGGCGCGTGATCGCCTGAGCAAATCGGCCTTCCATCGGTCGGTGATCAACGCCGAGATGTTCAACCCTAAAGGCGCTCTGGATGCAGGTTTTCTCGACAAGGTTGTCAGCGCCGAAGAACTGCAAAGCGCCGCACGCACAGCGGCCTTGCAATTGAAGAAACTCAATATGGTGGCGCACAAGAACACCAAGCTGAAAGTGCGCAAGGCGCTGCTTGAGGCGCTCGACCAGTCCATCGTGCTGGATCAGCAACACTCCGTGATTTGA
- a CDS encoding 1-acylglycerol-3-phosphate O-acyltransferase: MLLVFRMLLMGLHFIAAGVLGVLLGLCRPFNPDNSRLCARIYAWPAMYILRLRLKADMAPLLKQSQPCVIIANHQSNYDLFVLGNVVPPRTVCIGKKSLKWVPLFGQLFWLAGNVLIDRGNAHKARQSMLTTTDTLQHKDTSIWVFPEGTRNLGEDLLPFKKGAFQMAIAAGVPIVQVCVSSYIKHMQLNRWRTTRIMIRSLPAIPTAGLSLDDVPILMGRCREQMQICIAAMDKQLLGA; encoded by the coding sequence ATGCTGTTGGTGTTTCGCATGTTGTTAATGGGCCTGCACTTTATTGCAGCGGGTGTACTGGGCGTATTGTTAGGGCTGTGCCGTCCATTCAATCCGGATAACAGTCGTCTGTGCGCGCGCATTTACGCCTGGCCTGCGATGTATATTTTACGTTTGCGTCTGAAGGCCGACATGGCCCCGTTGCTCAAGCAGTCGCAACCGTGCGTAATCATTGCCAATCATCAGTCGAACTACGACCTCTTTGTCCTCGGCAATGTGGTCCCTCCACGCACCGTTTGTATCGGCAAGAAAAGCCTTAAATGGGTGCCATTGTTCGGTCAGCTGTTTTGGTTGGCGGGTAATGTCCTGATTGATCGCGGCAACGCCCACAAAGCCCGGCAGTCGATGTTGACCACGACCGACACCTTGCAGCACAAGGACACCTCGATATGGGTCTTCCCGGAGGGCACACGCAACCTCGGAGAAGACTTGCTGCCATTCAAAAAGGGCGCGTTCCAGATGGCCATCGCTGCCGGCGTGCCCATCGTGCAGGTATGCGTCAGCAGCTACATCAAACACATGCAACTCAATCGCTGGCGCACGACCCGAATAATGATTCGTTCATTGCCCGCCATCCCGACGGCTGGCTTGAGCCTGGATGACGTGCCCATACTGATGGGCCGATGCCGCGAGCAGATGCAAATCTGTATCGCCGCCATGGACAAGCAACTGCTCGGCGCATGA
- a CDS encoding magnesium and cobalt transport protein CorA, giving the protein MGRVVAAAVYSAGKKVTNITLDEGAAWAAKPGHFVWIGLEQPNAEELTNLQRQFNLHELAIEDALETHSRPKLETFGDALFIVTYSPVRENGKLEFIETHIFAGKGYIITARNGHSKSYGLVRQRCEARPLLLEHGEDFVLYALLDFVTECYQPVTEAIHSELDALEHGVLSGAMNEVDIQRIHSLRRDLLRLRRYVAPMVEIGEELQKLSFPFIDKNMRPYFRDVEIHVTRQMEDLANLRDIASQTIEIGLLLESSRQSIVQRKFAAWAAILAFPTAVAGIYGMNFQNMPELGWQYGYFAVLGFISTGCVGLYASFKRSGWL; this is encoded by the coding sequence ATGGGCCGAGTTGTTGCTGCTGCGGTTTACAGCGCCGGAAAAAAAGTCACCAACATTACCCTCGACGAGGGTGCCGCATGGGCTGCGAAGCCCGGGCACTTCGTCTGGATTGGCCTGGAACAACCCAATGCGGAGGAACTGACTAATCTACAACGTCAGTTCAATTTGCATGAACTGGCCATCGAAGATGCACTTGAGACACACAGCCGACCGAAGCTCGAAACCTTCGGCGACGCACTGTTCATCGTCACGTACTCCCCTGTTCGCGAAAACGGCAAACTCGAATTCATCGAGACGCATATCTTTGCTGGCAAGGGCTACATCATCACCGCCCGTAATGGCCACTCGAAATCGTACGGGCTGGTGCGCCAGCGTTGCGAGGCGCGGCCGTTGCTGCTTGAACATGGTGAAGATTTCGTGCTGTATGCGCTCCTCGACTTCGTCACAGAGTGTTATCAACCCGTTACCGAGGCCATCCACAGCGAACTCGACGCACTCGAACACGGTGTACTGAGCGGCGCGATGAACGAAGTCGATATTCAGCGCATTCACAGTCTGCGCCGCGATCTGCTGCGGTTACGCAGGTACGTGGCGCCCATGGTGGAGATTGGTGAAGAACTGCAAAAACTGAGCTTCCCGTTTATCGACAAGAACATGCGCCCGTACTTTCGCGACGTCGAAATTCACGTCACTCGGCAAATGGAAGATTTGGCCAACCTGCGCGACATCGCCAGCCAGACCATCGAAATCGGTCTACTGCTGGAGTCCTCGCGGCAAAGCATCGTGCAGCGCAAGTTCGCAGCCTGGGCGGCGATTTTGGCGTTTCCGACGGCGGTTGCGGGGATCTACGGGATGAACTTCCAGAACATGCCGGAGCTGGGTTGGCAATACGGCTATTTCGCGGTGCTCGGGTTTATCTCGACAGGATGCGTGGGTTTGTATGCCAGCTTCAAGCGCTCGGGATGGTTGTAG
- a CDS encoding amidotransferase produces the protein MSLRICILETDVLRPELVNQYQGYGQMFERLFSRQPIPAEFSVYNVMHGDYPAADERFDAYLITGSKADSFGSDPWIQTLKTFLLQRFEQGDKLLGICFGHQLLALLLGGKSERAHQGWGVGTHRYKLAPATPWMSPAIDELTLLISHQDQVTVLPENATVIASSDFCPFAAFHINDQVLCFQGHPEFIHDYSRALLEIRQQHLGEQIYNSGIASLEYDHHGTTVAEWMMRFVAHKPETQVG, from the coding sequence ATGTCGTTACGCATCTGCATTCTGGAAACCGACGTCCTGCGTCCGGAGTTGGTCAATCAATATCAGGGTTATGGGCAGATGTTTGAACGGTTGTTTTCGCGTCAGCCGATTCCGGCAGAATTTAGCGTCTACAACGTGATGCATGGTGATTACCCTGCTGCTGATGAGCGTTTCGACGCGTATCTGATCACCGGTAGCAAAGCCGACTCATTCGGCAGCGATCCATGGATTCAAACCCTGAAAACCTTCCTGCTGCAGCGGTTCGAGCAAGGTGACAAGCTGCTGGGTATCTGCTTCGGCCATCAATTATTGGCGTTGCTGCTGGGTGGGAAAAGTGAACGTGCCCATCAGGGCTGGGGCGTCGGTACGCACCGATATAAACTGGCTCCGGCGACACCGTGGATGAGTCCGGCTATCGACGAGCTGACGTTGCTCATCAGCCACCAGGATCAAGTCACGGTACTCCCGGAAAACGCTACCGTAATTGCCTCCAGCGATTTCTGCCCGTTCGCCGCGTTCCACATCAATGATCAAGTGCTGTGCTTTCAGGGTCACCCGGAGTTCATCCACGATTACTCCCGCGCCTTGCTGGAGATCCGCCAACAGCACCTGGGTGAGCAGATCTATAACAGCGGCATCGCCAGTCTGGAATACGACCACCACGGCACGACCGTGGCTGAATGGATGATGCGTTTTGTGGCGCACAAGCCTGAAACACAGGTGGGCTGA
- a CDS encoding 3-hydroxyacyl-CoA dehydrogenase NAD-binding domain-containing protein — MTDAIHYEKGQDQIVVLTIDMPGQTANTMNAVYRDAMASIVARLNTEKDSIAGVIITSAKKTFFAGGDLNELIQVDKARAQWFYEMVLNLKAQLRTLETLGKPVVAAINGAALGGGWEICLACHHRIALDSSSVQIGLPEVTLGLLPGGGGVVRMVRMLGLEKALPYLLEGKKIGPQQALQAGLIDQIASDRDDMLAKARAWIGANPSAKQPWDVAGYQIPGGTPSHPKVAQMLAIAPSILQNRTQGCFPAPEKILCAAVEGAQVDFDTAQIIETRYFTELTTGQVAKNMIGTFWFQLNEINAGGSRPTGIPVHQTKKVGVLGAGMMGAGIAYVSASAGIEVVLKDVSQAAAEKGKSHSAKLLDKKVSSGRMTAEQRDAILARILATELDADLHGCDLIIEAVFEDRSLKGTVTAAAERVALRDAVIASNTSTLPISGLAKAIVQENRFIGLHFFSPVDKMQLVEIIKGANTSDETLARGFDFVLQIKKTPIVVNDSRGFFTSRVFGTFTNEGIAMLGEGVSAAMIETEARKAGMPVGPLAVSDEVSLSLMSHIRQQARKDLEAEGKPVPQHPAFAVVDLMLNEYKRPGKAAGGGFYDYPQGAPKHLWPELKSRFEKADGQIAAQDVRDRLLFIQAIETVRCLEEGVLLSTADANIGSIFGIGFAAWSGGALQFINQYGLKDFVARAQYLVEQYGERFEPPVLLLDKAAQNQLF; from the coding sequence ATGACTGACGCCATCCATTATGAGAAGGGCCAGGACCAGATTGTCGTCCTGACCATCGACATGCCCGGCCAGACCGCCAACACCATGAACGCGGTGTACCGCGATGCCATGGCCAGCATCGTCGCCCGACTGAACACCGAGAAAGACTCGATTGCCGGGGTAATCATCACCTCCGCGAAGAAAACCTTTTTCGCCGGTGGCGATCTCAACGAACTGATTCAGGTCGACAAGGCCCGTGCACAGTGGTTCTACGAGATGGTCCTGAACCTGAAGGCACAGCTGCGCACGCTCGAAACCTTGGGCAAACCGGTGGTCGCCGCCATTAATGGCGCCGCGTTGGGCGGCGGTTGGGAGATCTGCCTGGCTTGTCATCATCGCATTGCCCTGGACAGCAGCAGTGTTCAGATCGGCCTGCCGGAAGTCACCTTGGGCCTCTTGCCGGGCGGCGGCGGAGTCGTGCGGATGGTGCGCATGCTCGGTCTGGAAAAAGCCCTGCCGTATTTGCTCGAAGGTAAGAAAATTGGTCCGCAACAGGCACTGCAAGCAGGCCTGATTGACCAGATCGCCAGCGACCGCGACGACATGCTGGCCAAGGCCCGCGCGTGGATCGGCGCCAACCCGTCCGCGAAACAACCGTGGGATGTGGCCGGGTACCAGATTCCCGGTGGCACGCCCTCACACCCGAAAGTCGCGCAAATGCTCGCCATTGCGCCGTCGATCCTGCAAAACCGTACTCAGGGATGTTTCCCGGCGCCCGAGAAAATTCTGTGTGCTGCTGTAGAAGGCGCACAGGTGGATTTCGATACGGCGCAGATCATCGAAACACGCTACTTCACCGAACTCACCACCGGTCAGGTCGCGAAAAACATGATCGGCACTTTCTGGTTTCAGCTCAATGAAATCAATGCCGGTGGATCACGCCCCACAGGTATTCCGGTTCATCAGACCAAAAAAGTCGGCGTGTTAGGCGCGGGCATGATGGGCGCGGGCATTGCTTACGTGAGCGCGTCGGCGGGTATCGAGGTGGTACTTAAAGACGTCAGTCAGGCTGCGGCTGAGAAGGGCAAAAGCCATTCTGCCAAGTTGCTGGACAAGAAGGTCTCCAGTGGGCGAATGACCGCCGAGCAGCGGGATGCGATTCTGGCCCGCATCCTGGCCACTGAGCTGGATGCCGATCTGCATGGCTGCGATCTGATCATTGAAGCCGTGTTCGAAGACCGCTCGCTCAAAGGCACTGTCACGGCTGCAGCGGAGCGGGTTGCCTTGCGTGACGCTGTCATCGCGTCCAACACCTCGACCTTGCCTATCAGCGGCCTGGCGAAGGCGATTGTGCAAGAGAACCGGTTTATCGGCCTGCATTTCTTCAGCCCGGTGGACAAGATGCAACTGGTGGAGATCATCAAGGGTGCCAACACCAGCGATGAAACCCTGGCCCGAGGTTTCGATTTTGTCCTGCAAATCAAGAAAACCCCAATCGTGGTCAACGACAGTCGGGGCTTCTTCACCTCACGGGTGTTCGGAACCTTTACCAACGAAGGCATTGCCATGCTTGGCGAAGGCGTATCGGCGGCGATGATTGAAACCGAGGCGCGCAAGGCTGGTATGCCCGTTGGGCCGCTGGCAGTGTCCGATGAAGTGTCTTTGAGCCTGATGAGCCACATTCGCCAACAGGCGCGCAAGGATCTCGAGGCTGAGGGCAAACCCGTGCCGCAACACCCTGCGTTCGCGGTGGTCGACCTGATGCTCAATGAGTACAAGCGCCCAGGCAAGGCCGCTGGCGGTGGGTTTTATGACTACCCACAAGGCGCGCCCAAGCACTTGTGGCCGGAACTGAAATCGCGCTTCGAAAAAGCCGATGGGCAGATTGCCGCGCAGGATGTACGCGATCGCTTGCTGTTCATTCAGGCCATCGAAACCGTGCGTTGCCTGGAGGAGGGCGTTCTGTTGTCCACCGCCGACGCTAACATTGGGTCGATCTTCGGCATCGGCTTTGCCGCCTGGAGCGGTGGTGCGCTGCAATTTATCAACCAGTACGGGCTCAAGGATTTCGTCGCTCGCGCGCAGTATCTGGTCGAACAGTACGGAGAGCGTTTCGAGCCACCGGTACTGTTGCTGGATAAAGCCGCGCAGAACCAATTGTTTTAA
- a CDS encoding acetyl-CoA C-acetyltransferase: MTEALIFDAVRTPRGKGKPGGALYSVKPVNLIAGLLVALQQRNQLDTRQVDDIVLGCVTPVGDQGADIAKTAALVADWDVSVAGMQLNRFCASGLEAVNLGAMKIRSGFEDLVVVGGVESMSRVPMGSDGGAWALDPQTNMHCHFTPQGIGADLIATMEGFSRGDVDAYALYSQQKAARARADGSFNKSLVSVRDQNGTLLLDHDEFIRADSTLEGLGKLKSSFEMIGQMGFDATALRVYSHVERINHVHTPGNSSGIVDGAAAMLIGSAAKGLALGLRPRARIVATAVTSADPTIMLTGPAPATRKALGRAGLKVEDIDLFEVNEAFASVVLKFIKDMDISADKVNVNGGSIAMGHPLGATGCAILGTLLDELEARQLRYGLATLCVGGGMGIATIIERY, from the coding sequence ATGACTGAAGCTTTGATTTTCGATGCGGTACGCACGCCCCGTGGCAAAGGCAAACCGGGTGGGGCGCTGTACAGTGTCAAGCCGGTGAACTTGATAGCGGGATTGCTTGTTGCCTTGCAGCAACGCAACCAACTGGACACCCGTCAGGTCGATGACATTGTTCTGGGGTGCGTAACGCCGGTGGGTGATCAGGGCGCGGACATTGCCAAAACGGCTGCACTGGTCGCCGATTGGGACGTCAGCGTCGCGGGGATGCAGCTCAACCGGTTTTGCGCGTCGGGCCTGGAAGCGGTCAACCTGGGCGCGATGAAAATTCGCTCCGGCTTTGAAGACCTTGTGGTGGTGGGCGGGGTCGAGTCGATGTCACGTGTACCAATGGGCAGCGACGGCGGTGCCTGGGCGTTGGACCCGCAGACCAACATGCACTGCCATTTCACCCCGCAAGGGATCGGTGCCGACTTGATTGCGACGATGGAGGGCTTCAGTCGCGGCGATGTCGATGCCTATGCTTTGTACTCACAGCAAAAAGCCGCCCGTGCACGCGCCGATGGTTCGTTCAACAAATCTCTGGTGTCGGTAAGAGACCAGAACGGCACGCTGCTGCTTGATCACGATGAGTTCATTCGCGCCGACTCGACCCTGGAGGGGTTGGGCAAGCTCAAGTCGAGCTTCGAAATGATCGGCCAGATGGGATTCGACGCCACCGCGCTTCGGGTCTACAGCCATGTCGAGCGCATCAACCATGTTCATACCCCCGGCAATAGCTCCGGGATCGTTGATGGTGCGGCTGCCATGCTTATCGGTTCCGCGGCCAAGGGCCTGGCGCTGGGTCTGCGCCCTCGGGCACGCATTGTCGCGACGGCGGTGACCAGTGCCGACCCGACCATCATGCTCACCGGTCCCGCGCCAGCGACGCGCAAGGCCTTGGGCCGCGCCGGGTTGAAGGTCGAGGATATCGACCTGTTCGAAGTCAACGAAGCGTTCGCCTCGGTAGTGCTCAAGTTCATCAAGGACATGGACATCAGTGCCGACAAGGTCAACGTCAATGGCGGCTCAATCGCCATGGGCCATCCGCTGGGAGCAACCGGGTGCGCAATTCTTGGCACCTTGCTCGATGAGCTGGAAGCCCGCCAGCTGCGCTATGGCCTGGCGACACTGTGTGTCGGCGGCGGCATGGGCATTGCCACCATCATCGAACGCTATTAA
- a CDS encoding cytochrome c, producing the protein MRQWLAFIPLLCCFAVSHAGVVQAAQLTVELPDGVHIWDTAQLLKHPQAQQIQIAEDVSYKRAMTYRAVPMAALLGGITAKDHLQAVATDGFAAEMPAGPLLESTGARAWLAIEDPAAPWPTLGENQQSPGPFYLVWTEPKAGNISPEQWPFAVSKVRLLASVAERFPMMLPDRALAANDPINQGFALFQKNCLACHRLNGAGDSQLGPDLNQPHSPIEYFAGDYLKLYIRNPQSLRQWPQAKMPAISTAVLSEGELDQLIGYLRHMAQRRTAASPL; encoded by the coding sequence ATGCGTCAGTGGTTAGCGTTCATACCGTTGCTCTGCTGCTTTGCTGTCAGCCACGCGGGCGTCGTCCAAGCCGCTCAATTGACCGTCGAGCTACCCGACGGGGTCCATATTTGGGACACCGCACAGCTGCTTAAGCATCCGCAAGCGCAGCAGATCCAAATCGCCGAAGATGTTTCCTATAAACGCGCCATGACCTATCGCGCAGTGCCAATGGCGGCGCTGCTTGGGGGCATTACTGCAAAGGATCATCTCCAGGCCGTGGCCACGGATGGGTTTGCCGCCGAGATGCCCGCAGGGCCTTTGCTTGAGAGCACTGGCGCACGCGCGTGGCTGGCCATCGAAGACCCGGCGGCTCCGTGGCCCACGCTGGGCGAAAACCAGCAAAGCCCCGGTCCTTTTTATCTGGTATGGACCGAACCGAAAGCCGGCAACATCAGCCCCGAACAATGGCCCTTCGCGGTCAGTAAAGTACGATTATTAGCGTCCGTGGCTGAACGTTTCCCAATGATGCTGCCGGACCGGGCATTGGCTGCCAATGATCCGATCAATCAAGGGTTTGCACTGTTTCAGAAAAACTGCCTGGCCTGCCATCGCCTCAACGGTGCCGGTGACTCGCAACTGGGTCCGGACCTGAATCAGCCGCACAGCCCCATTGAGTACTTTGCGGGGGACTACCTCAAGCTCTACATCCGAAACCCGCAAAGCCTGCGTCAATGGCCACAGGCAAAAATGCCCGCGATCTCTACAGCGGTGCTGTCCGAGGGTGAGCTGGATCAACTGATTGGCTATCTCAGGCACATGGCGCAACGCAGAACGGCAGCATCCCCGCTCTAA